A window from Macaca thibetana thibetana isolate TM-01 chromosome 7, ASM2454274v1, whole genome shotgun sequence encodes these proteins:
- the LOC126958232 gene encoding myosin-7: protein MGDSEMAAFGAAAPYLRKSEKERLEAQTRPFDLKKDVFVPDDKEEFVKAKILSREGGKVTAETENGKTVTVKEDQVMQQNPPKFDKIEDMAMLTFLHEPAVLYNLKDRYGSWMIYTYSGLFCVTVNPYKWLPVYNAEVVAAYRGKKRSEAPPHIFSISDNAYQYMLTDRENQSILITGESGAGKTVNTKRVIQYFAVIAAIGDRSKKDQNTGKGTLEDQIIEANPALEAFGNAKTVRNDNSSRFGKFIRIHFGATGKLASADIETYLLEKSRVIFQLKAERDYHIFYQILSNKKPELLDMLLITNNPYDYAFISQGETTVASIDDAEELMATDNAFDVLGFTTEEKNSMYKLTGAIMHFGNMKFKQKQREEQAEPDGTEEADKSAYLMGLNSADLLKGLCHPRVKVGNEYVTKGQNVQQVAYATGALAKAVYEKMFNWMVTRINATLETKQPRQYFIGVLDIAGFEIFDFNSFEQLCINFTNEKLQQFFNHHMFVLEQEEYKKEGIEWTFIDFGMDLQACIDLIEKPMGIMSILEEECMFPKATDMTFKAKLFDNHLGKSSNFQKPRNIKGKPEAHFSLIHYAGTVDYNIIGWLQKNKDPLNETVVALYQKSSLKLLSTLFANYAGADAPIEKGKGKAKKGSSFQTVSALHRENLNKLMTNLRSTHPHFVRCIIPNETKSPGVMDNPLVMHQLRCNGVLEGIRICRKGFPNRILYGDFRQRYRILNPAAIPEGQFIDSRKGAEKLLGSLDIDHNQYKFGHTKVFFKAGLLGLLEEMRDERLSRIITRIQAQSRGVLSRMEYKKLLERRDSLLIIQWNIRAFMGVKNWPWMKLYFKIKPLLKSAETEKEMATMKEEFARLKEALEKSEARRKELEEKMVSLLQEKNDLQLQVQAEQDNLADAEERCDQLIKNKIQLEAKVKEMNERLEDEEEMNAELTAKKRKLEDECSELKRDIDDLELTLAKVEKEKHATENKVKNLTEEMAGLDEIIAKLTKEKKALQEAHQQALDDLQAEEDKVNTLTKAKVKLEQQVDDLEGSLEQEKKVRMDLERAKRKLEGDLKLTQESIMDLENDKQQLDERLKKKDFELNALNARIEDEQALGSQLQKKLKELQARIEELEEELEAERTARAKVEKLRSDLSRELEEISERLEEAGGATSVQIEMNKKREAEFQKMRRDLEEATLQHEATAAALRKKHADSVAELGEQIDNLQRVKQKLEKEKSEFKLELDDVTSNMEQIIKAKANLEKMCRTLEDQMNEHRSKAEETQRSVNDLTSQRAKLQTENGELSRQLDEKEALISQLTRGKLTYTQQLEDLKRQLEEEVKAKNALAHALQSARHDCDLLREQYEEETEAKAELQRVLSKANSEVAQWRTKYETDAIQRTEELEEAKKKLAQRLQDAEEAVEAVNAKCSSLEKTKHRLQNEIEDLMVDVERSNAAAAALDKKQRNFDKILAEWKQKYEESQSELESSQKEARSLSTELFKLKNAYEESLEHLETFKRENKNLQEEISDLTEQLGSSGKTIHELEKVRKQLEAEKLELQSALEEAEASLEHEEGKILRAQLEFNQIKAEIERKLAEKDEEMEQAKRNHLRVVDSLQTSLDAETRSRNEALRVKKKMEGDLNEMEIQLSHANRMAAEAQKQVKSLQSLLKDTQIQLDDAVRANDDLKENIAIVERRNNLLQAELEELRAVVEQTERSRKLAEQELIETSERVQLLHSQNTSLINQKKKMDADLSQLQTEVEEAVQECRNAEEKAKKAITDAAMMAEELKKEQDTSAHLERMKKNMEQTIKDLQHRLDEAEQIALKGGKKQLQKLEARVRELENELEAEQKRNAESVKGMRKSERRIKELTYQTEEDRKNLLRLQDLVDKLQLKVKAYKRQAEEAEEQANTNLSKFRKVQHELDEAEERADIAESQVNKLRAKSRDIGTKGLNEE, encoded by the exons ATGGGAGATTCGGAGATGGCCGCCTTTGGGGCTGCCGCCCCCTACCTGCGCAAGTCAGAGAAGGAGCGGCTAGAAGCCCAGACCAGGCCTTTTGACCTCAAGAAGGATGTCTTTGTGCCTGATGACAAAGAGGAGTTCGTCAAGGCCAAGATTTTGTCTCGAGAGGGTGGCAAAGTCACTGCCGAGACGGAGAATGGCAAG ACAGTGACTGTGAAGGAGGATCAGGTGATGCAGCAGAACCCACCCAAGTTCGACAAAATCGAGGACATGGCCATGCTGACCTTCCTGCACGAGCCCGCGGTGCTCTACAACCTCAAGGATCGTTACGGCTCCTGGATGATCTAT ACCTACTCGGGCCTCTTCTGTGTCACCGTCAACCCCTACAAGTGGCTGCCGGTGTACAATGCCGAGGTGGTAGCTGCCTACCGGGGCAAGAAGAGGAGCGAGGCCCCGCCCCACATCTTCTCCATCTCTGACAATGCCTATCAGTACATGCTGACAG ACAGAGAAAACCAGTCCATCCTGATCAC CGGAGAATCCGGAGCAGGGAAGACGGTCAACACCAAGAGGGTCATCCAGTATTTTGCTGTTATTGCAGCCATTGGGGACCGCAGCAAGAAGGACCAGAACACGGGCAAG GGCACCCTGGAGGACCAGATCATCGAGGCCAACCCTGCTCTGGAGGCCTTTGGCAATGCCAAGACCGTCCGGAATGACAACTCCTCCCGCTTC GGGAAATTCATTCGAATCCATTTTGGGGCAACAGGAAAGTTGGCATCTGCAGACATAGAGACCT ATCTTCTGGAAAAATCCAGAGTTATTTTCCAGCTGAAAGCGGAGAGAGATTATCACATTTTCTACCAAATCCTGTCTAACAAAAAGCCTGAGCTGCTGG ACATGCTGCTGATTACCAACAACCCCTACGATTATGCATTCATCTCCCAAGGAGAGACCACTGTGGCCTCCATTGACGACGCTGAGGAGCTCATGGCCACTGAT AACGCCTTTGACGTGCTGGGCTTCACTACAGAGGAGAAAAACTCCATGTACAAGCTGACAGGTGCCATCATGCACTTTGGAAACATGAAGTTCAAGCAGAAGCAGCGGGAGGAGCAGGCGGAGCCGGACGGCACTGAAG AGGCTGACAAGTCTGCCTACCTCATGGGGCTGAACTCAGCCGATCTGCTTAAGGGGTTGTGCCATCCTAGGGTGAAAGTGGGCAATGAGTACGTCACCAAGGGGCAGAATGTCCAGCAG GTGGCATATGCCACTGGGGCACTGGCCAAGGCAGTGTACGAGAAGATGTTCAACTGGATGGTGACACGCATCAATGCCACCCTGGAGACCAAGCAGCCACGCCAGTACTTCATAGGAGTCCTGGACATCGCTGGCTTCGAGATCTTTGAT TTCAACAGCTTTGAGCAGCTCTGCATCAACTTCACCAACGAGAAGCTGCAGCAGTTCTTCAACCACCACATGTTCGTGCTGGAGCAGGAGGAGTACAAGAAGGAGGGCATCGAGTGGACATTCATTGACTTTGGCATGGACCTGCAGGCCTGCATCGACCTCATCGAGAAG CCCATGGGCATCATGTCCATCCTGGAGGAGGAGTGCATGTTCCCCAAGGCCACCGACATGACCTTCAAGGCCAAGCTGTTTGACAACCACCTGGGCAAATCCTCCAACTTCCAGAAGCCACGCAATATCAAGGGGAAGCCTGAAGCCCACTTTTCCCTGATCCACTATGCCGGCACCGTGGACTACAACATCATTGGCTGGCTGCAGAAGAACAAAGACCCTCTCAATGAGACTGTAGTGGCCTTGTATCAGAAGTCCTCCCTCAAGCTGCTCAGCACCCTGTTTGCCAACTATGCTGGAGCTGATGCGC CTATTGAGAAGGGCAAAGGCAAGGCCAAGAAAGGTTCGTCCTTTCAGACTGTGTCAGCTCTGCACAGG GAAAATCTGAACAAGCTGATGACCAACTTGCGCTCCACCCATCCCCACTTTGTACGTTGCATCATCCCCAATGAGACAAAGTCTCCAG GGGTGATGGACAACCCCCTGGTCATGCACCAGCTGCGCTGCAATGGCGTGCTGGAGGGCATCCGCATCTGTAGGAAGGGCTTCCCCAACCGCATCCTCTACGGGGACTTCCGGCAGAG GTATCGCATCCTGAACCCAGCGGCCATCCCTGAGGGACAGTTCATTGACAGCAGGAAGGGGGCAGAGAAGCTGCTCGGCTCCCTGGACATTGACCACAACCAGTACAAGTTTGGCCACACCAAG GTGTTCTTCAAGGCCGGGCTGCTGGGGCTGCTGGAGGAGATGAGGGACGAGAGGCTGAGCCGCATCATCACGCGTATCCAGGCCCAGTCCCGGGGTGTGCTTTCCAGAATGGAGTACAAGAAGCTGCTGGAACGTAG AGACTCCCTGCTGATAATCCAGTGGAACATTCGAGCCTTCATGGGGGTCAAGAATTGGCCCTGGATGAAGCTCTACTTCAAGATCAAGCCGCTGCTGAAGAGTGCAGAGACGGAGAAGGAGATGGCCACCATGAAGGAGGAGTTCGCACGCCTCAAAGAGGCGCTGGAGAAGTCCGAGGCTCGCCGCAAGGAGCTGGAAGAAAAGATGGTGTCCCTGCTGCAGGAGAAGAATGACCTGCAGCTCCAAGTGCAGGCG GAACAAGATAACCTGGCAGATGCTGAGGAGCGCTGTGATCAGCTGATCAAAAACAAGATTCAGCTGGAGGCCAAAGTGAAGGAGATGAATGAGAGgctggaggatgaggaggagatgAATGCTGAGCTCACTGCCAAGAAGCGCAAGCTGGAAGATGAGTGCTCAGAGCTCAAAAGGGACATCGATGATCTGGAGCTGACACTGGCCAAAGTGGAGAAGGAGAAACATGCAACAGAGAACAAG GTGAAAAACCTGACAGAGGAGATGGCTGGGCTGGATGAGATCATTGCCAAGCTGACCAAGGAGAAAAAAGCTCTGCAAGAGGCCCACCAGCAGGCCCTGGATGACCTTCAGGCCGAGGAGGACAAGGTCAACACCCTGACTAAGGCCAAAGTCAAGCTGGAGCAGCAAGTGGATGAT CTGGAGGGATCCCTAGAACAAGAGAAGAAGGTGCGCATGGACCTGGAGCGAGCGAAGCGGAAGTTGGAGGGCGACCTGAAGCTGACCCAGGAGAGCATCATGGACCTGGAGAATGACAAGCAGCAGCTGGATGAGCGACTGAAAAA GAAAGACTTTGAGCTGAATGCTCTCAACGCAAGGATTGAGGATGAACAGGCCCTCGGCAGCCAGCTGCAGAAGAAGCTCAAGGAGCTTCAG GCACGCAtcgaggagctggaggaggagctggaggcagAGCGCACCGCCAGGGCTAAGGTGGAGAAGCTGCGCTCAGACCTGTCCCGGGAGCTGGAGGAGATCAGCGAGCGGCTGGAAGAGGCCGGCGGGGCCACGTCCGTGCAGATCGAGATGAACAAGAAGCGCGAAGCCGAGTTCCAGAAGATGCGGCGGGACCTGGAGGAGGCCACGCTGCAGCACGAGGCCACGGCCGCCGCCCTGCGCAAGAAGCACGCCGACAGCGTGGCAGAGCTGGGCGAGCAGATCGACAACCTGCAGCGGGTGAAGCAGAAGCTGGAGAAGGAGAAGAGCGAGTTCAAGCTGGAGCTGGACGACGTCACCTCCAACATGGAGCAGATCatcaaggccaag gCTAACCTGGAGAAGATGTGCAGGACCTTGGAAGACCAGATGAATGAGCATCGGAGCAAGGCGGAGGAGACCCAGCGTTCTGTCAATGACCTCACCAGCCAGCGGGCCAAGCTGCAAACGGAGAATG GTGAGCTGTCCCGGCAGCTGGATGAAAAGGAGGCACTGATCTCCCAGCTGACCCGAGGCAAGCTCACCTACACCCAGCAGCTGGAGGACCTCAAGaggcagctggaggaggaggttaAG GCGAAGAACGCCCTGGCCCACGCACTGCAGTCAGCCCGGCATGACTGTGACCTGCTGCGGGAGCAGTATGAGGAGGAGACGGAGGCCAAGGCTGAGCTGCAGCGCGTCCTGTCCAAGGCCAACTCAGAGGTGGCCCAGTGGAGGACCAAGTATGAGACAGATGCCATTCAGCGGACTGAGGAGCTTGAGGAGGCCAA GAAGAAGCTGGCCCAGCGGCTGCAGGATGCCGAGGAGGCCGTGGAGGCTGTTAATGCCAAGTGCTCCTCACTGGAGAAGACCAAGCACCGGCTACAGAATGAGATTGAGGACCTGATGGTGGACGTGGAGCGCTCCAATGCTGCTGCTGCAGCCCTGGACAAGAAGCAGAGGAACTTCGACAAG ATCCTGGCCGAGTGGAAACAGAAGTATGAGGAGTCACAGTCGGAGCTGGAGTCCTCACAGAAGGAGGCTCGCTCCCTCAGCACAGAGCTCTTCAAGCTCAAGAACGCCTATGAGGAGTCCCTGGAGCATCTGGAGACCTTCAAGCGGGAGAACAAGAACCTTCAGG AGGAGATCTCCGACTTGACTGAGCAGTTGGGTTCCAGCGGAAAGACTATCCATGAGCTGGAGAAGGTTCGAAAGCAACTGGAGGCCGAGAAGCTGGAGCTGCAGTCAGccctggaggaggctgag GCCTCCCTGGAGCACGAGGAGGGCAAGATCCTCCGGGCCCAGCTAGAGTTCAACCAGATCAAGGCAGAGATTGAGCGGAAGCTGGCAGAGAAGGACGAGGAGATGGAACAGGCCAAGCGCAACCACCTGCGGGTGGTGGACTCGCTGCAGACTTCCCTGGACGCAGAGACACGCAGCCGCAACGAGGCCCTGAGGGTGAAGAAGAAGATGGAAGGAGACCTCAATGAGATGGAGATCCAGCTCAGCCACGCCAACCGCATGGCCGCTGAGGCCCAGAAGCAAGTCAAGAGCCTCCAGAGCTTGCTGAAG GACACCCAGATTCAGCTGGACGACGCTGTCCGCGCCAACGACGACCTGAAGGAGAACATCGCCATTGTGGAGCGGCGCAACAACCTGCTGCAGGCTGAGCTGGAGGAGCTGCGTGCCGTGGTGGAGCAGACAGAGCGGTCTCGGAAGCTGGCAGAGCAGGAGCTGATTGAGACCAGCGAGCGGGTGCAGCTGCTGCATTCCCAG aACACCAGCCTCATCAATCAGAAGAAGAAGATGGATGCTGACCTGTCCCAACTGCAGACCGAAGTGGAGGAGGCAGTGCAGGAGTGCAGGAACGCCGAGGAGAAAGCCAAGAAGGCCATCACAGAT GCCGCCATGATGGCAGAGGAGCTGAAGAAGGAGCAGGACACCAGCGCCCACCTGGAGCGCATGAAGAAGAACATGGAGCAGACCATTAAGGACCTGCAGCACCGGCTGGACGAGGCGGAGCAGATCGCCCTCAAGGGCGGCAAGAAGCAGCTGCAGAAGCTGGAAGCGCGGGTGCGGGAGCTGGAGAATGAGCTAGAGGCAGAGCAGAAACGCAATGCGGAGTCTGTGAAGGGCATGAGGAAGAGCGAGCGGCGCATCAAGGAGCTCACCTACCAG ACGGAGGAGGACAGGAAAAACCTCCTGCGGCTGCAGGACCTGGTGGACAAGCTGCAGCTAAAGGTCAAGGCCTACAAGCGCCAGGCCGAGGAGGCG GAGGAGCAAGCCAACACCAACCTGTCCAAGTTCCGCAAGGTGCAGCACGAGCTGGATGAGGCGGAGGAGCGGGCGGACATTGCCGAGTCCCAGGTCAACAAGCTGAGGGCCAAGAGCCGTGACATTGGCACCAAG GGCTTGAATGAGGAGTAG